The following are encoded together in the Balaenoptera acutorostrata chromosome 9, mBalAcu1.1, whole genome shotgun sequence genome:
- the PTGDR2 gene encoding prostaglandin D2 receptor 2, translating into MGQSPISWPGSPVAWHCPPQCLFLSAAEPTMSANVTMKPLCPLLEQMSRLQSHSNSSIRYIDHASVLLHGLASLLGLVENGLILFVVGCCMRQTVVTTWVLHLALSDLLATASLPFFTYFLAVGHSWELGTTFCKLHSSIFFLNMFASGFLLSAISLDRCLQVLRPVWAQNHRTVAVAHRVCLALWALAVLNTVPYFIFRDTIPRVDGRIMCYYNVLLLNPGPDRDATCNSRQTALAVSKFLLAFAVPLAIIASSHAAVSVHLRHRGRRRPGRFVRLVAAVVAAFALCWGPYHVFSVLEARAHADPALRPLVWRGLPFVTSLAFVNSVVNPLLYVFTCPDVLRKLRRSLRSVLESVLVDDSELGGGGSSRRRRRTSSTSASSFSLGGRRMSPLGPAGLLGWLRGGRAAPPQRDRARSQDERGPLNRALRTTSA; encoded by the coding sequence ATGGGTCAGAGTCCCATCTCCTGGCCAGGGTCGCCCGTTGCCTGGCACTGCCCACCACAgtgcctctttctctctgccgCAGAGCCCACGATGTCGGCCAACGTCACGATGAAGCCCCTGTGTCCCCTCCTGGAGCAGATGAGCCGCCTCCAAAGCCACAGCAACTCCAGCATCCGCTACATTGACCACGCGTCAGTGCTGCTGCACGGGCTGGCCTCGCTGCTGGGCCTGGTGGAGAACGGACTGATCCTCTTTGTGGTGGGCTGCTGCATGCGCCAGACCGTGGTCACCACCTGGGTGCTGCACCTGGCACTGTCTGACCTGCTGGCCACCGCCTCCCTGCCTTTCTTCACCTACTTCCTGGCCGTGGGCCACTCCTGGGAGCTGGGCACCACCTTCTGCAAGCTGCACTCCTCCATCTTCTTCCTCAACATGTTCGCCAGCGGCTTCCTGCTCAGCGCCATCAGTCTGGACCGCTGCCTGCAGGTGCTGCGGCCTGTGTGGGCGCAGAATCACCGCACGGTGGCCGTGGCCCACAGGGTATGTCTGGCGCTCTGGGCCCTGGCCGTGCTCAACACCGTGCCCTACTTCATCTTCCGGGACACCATCCCGCGGGTGGACGGGCGCATCATGTGCTACTACAACGTGCTGCTCCTGAACCCCGGGCCCGACCGCGATGCCACGTGCAACTCGCGTCAGACGGCCCTGGCCGTCAGCAAGTTCCTGCTGGCCTTCGCGGTGCCGCTGGCCATCATCGCCTCGAGCCACGCGGCCGTGAGCGTGCATTTGCGCCACCGCGGCCGCCGGCGGCCCGGCCGCTTCGTGCGCCTGGTGGCAGCCGTGGTGGCAGCCTTCGCGCTCTGCTGGGGGCCCTACCACGTGTTCAGCGTGCTGGAGGCGCGGGCGCACGCGGACCCGGCGCTGCGGCCGCTCGTGTGGCGCGGGCTGCCGTTCGTCACCAGCCTGGCTTTCGTCAACAGCGTGGTCAACCCGCTGCTGTACGTGTTCACCTGCCCCGACGTGCTGCGCAAGCTGCGGCGCTCGCTGCGGAGCGTGCTGGAGAGCGTGCTGGTGGACGACAGCGAGCTGGGCGGCGGGggcagcagccgccgccgccgccgcacctCCTCCACCTCGGCCTCCTCCTTCTCGCTGGGCGGCCGCCGCATGTCCCCGCTCGG